The DNA sequence CTTCTGCGTCTTCTGCCAGCAGCTTCCTGATTATCATATTTACTCCTCCTCTTTAACTGATTCAATTATGGCACAGGAAGAAGAATACCAATAGCTATTAAAAAAATGTGTCTGATTTTCTTTGAAACAGCTAAACTTCCAATCATTTTGGCATGAATAGCATATCTGAAAATAAGATAAATAATAAACAATGATCCCTGGAAACTTATAAAGCAGGTGATAGGATGGACCTCGAAAAAATGAAGCAATGGATGGAGCTTGCCCAGAAGGTGCAGGGCGGGGATTTTTGGAACCAGGTATTTGAACAGGGGCCAGGAGGCCAATTCGGGGAATCTGCGGCTTTCAACAGCTTTGCCGGCGAGCCGGGGGAAGCCGGCTACCGGAAGTCAGCCGAATTTCCGCTAGTGGATATATACGAAACAGAAACACAAATCATCCTGCTGGCAGGTCTGCCAGGCATCCAAAGGGAGGATGTCCAGCTGTTCCTCCAGGGTGACAGGCTGATCATCAGGGGAACTATTTACGTACCATACAGCGGTATAAAGAATATTCAAAAAGAAAGATTCCATGGGAATTTTGAAAGAGCTGTAAAACTTCCTGCCATTCCCAATGATAATAAACTTTCAGCAAAATTTATCAACGGCCTCCTGGAGATCAGCTACGGGAAGATCTCCCAGCCAGAGGAACAGATACCGATTGAATGAAAAACAAGGACTTAATGGTGTGGTGAGATATGGCGTTTAAACATTTACTTGGCAAGGTTCACGGTGACCGTCTGGCCGGGCTTGAATCTAGGATCGAATCTCTTGAAGATGAGTCTAAAAAAATCAGGACATGCGATGTCCATATCAGGCGTTTCCTAACCATCGAGAAAGAATTGGGCAGCCTGGTCGCCCTGAAAAAGAAATTCACAGCCCGGACACCTGCCGCTGGCATAAAACAAACCCCCGGTCCTGCTCTAGAAAATAATCAGGTTGAAAAAATGATTGATGCAGCACTCGGCCGCTGTCTCCAACAGATAGGAAACCTGGAGCAGCGTCTCCGGAATACTGAAAATGCCCTTTCCCGCCTGGAGAAAGAGAATTCAGAACTGAGGCGGGAAATCTCTGCTTTATATGCTGTCACAAAAGAAAATCCCCATGTGGACATACCTTCTGCCCAGACTGACCCCAAGAGCTCTCCACCTGTCATTTTTCAGGAATTCCATATTGACAGGTTCATAGTCGATAAATACGAATTGACCAATAATATCAATCAGCTGGGGGTAAAGGAACTCAGCGGCCAGATGAATATCGGCGCAACCTACGGAGGCGGCATCAGTCCACAGGACTTTTCCGGCAGCGAAGAAGAAAGCTCTGACTCATTAAAGGAAAAAGAAGGCGGTGAAGAACATTCTCCAGAGTGAGTGTTCTGTTCACCGTCTTTTGCTATCTGGTCTAACAGGCTCTGAAAAACCTTCTCTTTTCACGATTTCAGCATGCTCTTTTGCCAAATTTAATAGCGGGAAGCTGCCGGCCTGGATTGCAGCCATCAGTT is a window from the Bacillus infantis NRRL B-14911 genome containing:
- a CDS encoding Hsp20/alpha crystallin family protein; the encoded protein is MDLEKMKQWMELAQKVQGGDFWNQVFEQGPGGQFGESAAFNSFAGEPGEAGYRKSAEFPLVDIYETETQIILLAGLPGIQREDVQLFLQGDRLIIRGTIYVPYSGIKNIQKERFHGNFERAVKLPAIPNDNKLSAKFINGLLEISYGKISQPEEQIPIE